A window from Piliocolobus tephrosceles isolate RC106 chromosome 11, ASM277652v3, whole genome shotgun sequence encodes these proteins:
- the RBM45 gene encoding RNA-binding protein 45 isoform X1 — protein MDEAGSSASGGGFRPGVDSLDEPPNSRIFLVISKYTPESVLRERFSPFGDIQDIWVVRDKHTKESKGIAFVKFARSSQACRAMEEMHGQCLGPNDTKPIKVFIAQSRSSGSHRDVEDEELTRIFVMIPKSYTEEDLREKFKVYGDIEYCSIIKNKVTGESKGLGYVRYLKPSQAAQAIENCDRSFRAILAEPKNKASESSEQDYYSNMRQEALGHEPRVNMFPFGEQQSEFSSFDKNDSRGQEAISKRLSVVSRVPFTEEQLFSIFDIVPGLEYCEVQRDPYSNYGHGVVQYFNVASAIYAKYKLHGFQYPPGNRIGVSFIDDGSNATDLLRKMATQMVAAQLASMVWNNPSQQQLMQFGGSSGSQLPQIQTDVVLPSCKKKAPPETPVKERLFIVFNPHPLPLDVLEDIFCRFGNLIEVYLVSGKNVGYAKYADRISANDAIATLHGKILNGVRLKVMLADSPREESNKRQRTY, from the exons ATGGACGAAGCTGGCAGCTCTGCGAGCGGTGGGGGCTTCCGCCCGGGCGTGGACAGCCTGGACGAACCGCCCAACAGCCGCATCTTCCTTGTGATCAGCAAGTACACGCCTGAGTCGGTGCTGAGGGAGCGCTTCTCGCCTTTTGGCGACATCCAGGACATCTGGGTGGTGCGGGACAAGCACACTAAGGAGTCCAAGGGCATTGCTTTCGTCAAGTTCGCCCGCAGCTCACAGGCCTGCAGGGCCATGGAGGAGATGCATGGCCAGTGCCTCGGCCCCAACGACACCAAGCCCATCAAG gtTTTCATTGCACAGTCCCGATCATCTGGAAGTCACCGAGATGTTGAAGATGAAGAACTTACAAGAATCTTTGTTATGATACCAAAGTCCTACACAGAAGAAGATCTGCGGGAAAAATTTAAG GTGTATGGAGATATTGAATATTGCAGCATAATTAAGAATAAAGTCACTGGAGAAAGTAAAGGTTTGGGCTACGTACGATACTTAAAACCATCACAAGCTGCCCAAGCAATAGAAAACTGTGATAGAA GTTTTAGAGCAATCTTGGCTGAACCTAAAAATAAAGCATCTGAATCCTCTGAACAAGATTATTATAGTAATATGAGGCAAGAGGCTTTGGGACATGAACCTAGAgtaaatatgtttccatttg GAGAGCAACAATCTGAATTTTCAAGTTTTGACAAGAATGACAGCCGAGGCCAGGAAGCAATCTCCAAACGCTTGTCAGTTGTATCAAGAGTTCCTTTCACTGAAGAACAGCTTTTCAGCATTTTTGATATAGTGCCAGGATTGGAATATTGTGAAGTTCAACGAGATCCTTATTcaaattatg GTCATGGAGTGGTTCAGTATTTTAATGTAGCATCAGCTATTTATGCAAAATACAAATTACATGGATTTCAGTACCCTCCTGGGAATCGAATAGGTGTTTCCTTCATTGATGATGGAAGTAATGCAACAGA TCTCCTTAGAAAAATGGCAACACAGATGGTAGCTGCACAGCTTGCATCAATGGTGTGGAATAACCCAAGTCAGCAACAACTTATG CAATTTGGAGGAAGCTCTGGATCACAGTTGCCTCAAATCCAGACAGATGTTGTACTTCCATCATGCAAAAAAAAAGCCCCTCCTGAAACTCCTGTGAAAGAAAGactttttattgtgtttaatCCTCATCCTTTACCTTTAGACGTATTAGAAGATATATTCTG TCGTTTTGGTAACCTGATCGAAGTTTACCTTGTATCAGGAAAAAATGTGGGGTATGCCAAGTATGCCGATAGAATAAGTGCCAATGATGCCATTGCCACTCTACATGGAAAGATTCTGAATGGGGTGAGACTTAAAGTTATGCTGGCAGATTCGCCAAGAGAAGAGTCTAACAAGCGGCAAAGAACTTACTGA
- the RBM45 gene encoding RNA-binding protein 45 isoform X2, which produces MDEAGSSASGGGFRPGVDSLDEPPNSRIFLVISKYTPESVLRERFSPFGDIQDIWVVRDKHTKESKGIAFVKFARSSQACRAMEEMHGQCLGPNDTKPIKVFIAQSRSSGSHRDVEDEELTRIFVMIPKSYTEEDLREKFKVYGDIEYCSIIKNKVTGESKGLGYVRYLKPSQAAQAIENCDRSFRAILAEPKNKASESSEQDYYSNMRQEALGHEPRVNMFPFEQQSEFSSFDKNDSRGQEAISKRLSVVSRVPFTEEQLFSIFDIVPGLEYCEVQRDPYSNYGHGVVQYFNVASAIYAKYKLHGFQYPPGNRIGVSFIDDGSNATDLLRKMATQMVAAQLASMVWNNPSQQQLMQFGGSSGSQLPQIQTDVVLPSCKKKAPPETPVKERLFIVFNPHPLPLDVLEDIFCRFGNLIEVYLVSGKNVGYAKYADRISANDAIATLHGKILNGVRLKVMLADSPREESNKRQRTY; this is translated from the exons ATGGACGAAGCTGGCAGCTCTGCGAGCGGTGGGGGCTTCCGCCCGGGCGTGGACAGCCTGGACGAACCGCCCAACAGCCGCATCTTCCTTGTGATCAGCAAGTACACGCCTGAGTCGGTGCTGAGGGAGCGCTTCTCGCCTTTTGGCGACATCCAGGACATCTGGGTGGTGCGGGACAAGCACACTAAGGAGTCCAAGGGCATTGCTTTCGTCAAGTTCGCCCGCAGCTCACAGGCCTGCAGGGCCATGGAGGAGATGCATGGCCAGTGCCTCGGCCCCAACGACACCAAGCCCATCAAG gtTTTCATTGCACAGTCCCGATCATCTGGAAGTCACCGAGATGTTGAAGATGAAGAACTTACAAGAATCTTTGTTATGATACCAAAGTCCTACACAGAAGAAGATCTGCGGGAAAAATTTAAG GTGTATGGAGATATTGAATATTGCAGCATAATTAAGAATAAAGTCACTGGAGAAAGTAAAGGTTTGGGCTACGTACGATACTTAAAACCATCACAAGCTGCCCAAGCAATAGAAAACTGTGATAGAA GTTTTAGAGCAATCTTGGCTGAACCTAAAAATAAAGCATCTGAATCCTCTGAACAAGATTATTATAGTAATATGAGGCAAGAGGCTTTGGGACATGAACCTAGAgtaaatatgtttccatttg AGCAACAATCTGAATTTTCAAGTTTTGACAAGAATGACAGCCGAGGCCAGGAAGCAATCTCCAAACGCTTGTCAGTTGTATCAAGAGTTCCTTTCACTGAAGAACAGCTTTTCAGCATTTTTGATATAGTGCCAGGATTGGAATATTGTGAAGTTCAACGAGATCCTTATTcaaattatg GTCATGGAGTGGTTCAGTATTTTAATGTAGCATCAGCTATTTATGCAAAATACAAATTACATGGATTTCAGTACCCTCCTGGGAATCGAATAGGTGTTTCCTTCATTGATGATGGAAGTAATGCAACAGA TCTCCTTAGAAAAATGGCAACACAGATGGTAGCTGCACAGCTTGCATCAATGGTGTGGAATAACCCAAGTCAGCAACAACTTATG CAATTTGGAGGAAGCTCTGGATCACAGTTGCCTCAAATCCAGACAGATGTTGTACTTCCATCATGCAAAAAAAAAGCCCCTCCTGAAACTCCTGTGAAAGAAAGactttttattgtgtttaatCCTCATCCTTTACCTTTAGACGTATTAGAAGATATATTCTG TCGTTTTGGTAACCTGATCGAAGTTTACCTTGTATCAGGAAAAAATGTGGGGTATGCCAAGTATGCCGATAGAATAAGTGCCAATGATGCCATTGCCACTCTACATGGAAAGATTCTGAATGGGGTGAGACTTAAAGTTATGCTGGCAGATTCGCCAAGAGAAGAGTCTAACAAGCGGCAAAGAACTTACTGA